From Azospirillum baldaniorum, the proteins below share one genomic window:
- a CDS encoding ribbon-helix-helix domain-containing protein — protein MQAARKPRNVFINGRRTSMRLEAAFWDGLVEIARREEVTVGTLCTRLAGELETLSAGSLSSAVRVYVLSYFRTAAPPPGRRLARR, from the coding sequence ACCCCGGAACGTCTTCATCAATGGTCGCCGCACCAGTATGCGGCTGGAGGCCGCTTTCTGGGACGGGCTGGTTGAGATCGCCCGGCGGGAGGAGGTGACGGTGGGCACGCTCTGCACCCGCCTCGCTGGCGAGCTGGAAACTCTGTCCGCCGGCAGCCTGTCCAGCGCTGTGCGGGTCTACGTGCTGTCCTATTTCCGGACGGCGGCTCCACCCCCAGGTAGGCGGCTGGCTCGCCGTTGA